One Helicobacter pylori genomic window, TCAAAATCTAAATTCGTATAAACAAGCCCATTGGGAGTGTTTTTTTCTTTTTCTGGTGCTTCTTTTTTGGCTTGATTATCGTCATTCGCTGACCCATACGAACTGAAAACAACGAGACTTAAGAGAACTTTCAAAAAAAAGCCTCTCAGTTTTTTATTACTATTATTATTAATCAATTTAGCTAGCTCCTCCGCCCTCGCCAATATTGAAGCCAAACTTAGTGCTCAAATAGATAATACCACCCGCCACCGCTAACATAGCTATGGGTTGCGCGTAAGCAAAAACGGTCGCCTGACCTCTTTTGATGTCATCAGAGATTTTCCAAATATCCGCTATGCCTTTGACCCCTAGAGCGCAACCACC contains:
- the cagC gene encoding cag pathogenicity island type IV secretion system protein CagC encodes the protein MKFFTRITDSYKKVVVTLGLAMTTNPLMAVTSPATGVTETKTLVIQIISVLAIVGGCALGVKGIADIWKISDDIKRGQATVFAYAQPIAMLAVAGGIIYLSTKFGFNIGEGGGAS